ATTCCGATTGACTGACAGCTTCTTTTTCGACAACGGCGATGATTCCGTCTGCGTTTGCAGAAATAACCGCATTCTGCAGGACTAATAATACGGCAATTAAGAGAGCGGTTTTCAATTGCCTGCTCTGAATTTAATACTGTCTTCGTAAACGGTAACGCTTCCGGCCATAAGAGTGTCGACGAAATTATTCAGATACTGATATTTGTTGAGTTCAGTCAGATACAGCATTATGTAGGGACGTATCTGTTCATACGGCGCCATCGGAGATTCAATGTATTTCTCGTTTATCACTTTCGCAATGAAATAACCGTCTCCGACACTGAACGGCTCGCTTACTTCACCCGTTTTCAGCTTCGCGACTGCTTCTTCAATGAGTTCCATGTTTGAATAAAGTCTTCTTATCCCTTCCACAGTGTCGAGTCCGACAAGATTGGGAAGCATTGTGTCAGCCAAACCCGCCAAAATATCATCTCTCGCTATCGTCGCCATCGGTTCGCTGAAAAACTGGTACAACACGACAATTTTTTCGTATTTTGTCTCTTCTTTCCAGCGTTCGTATGCGCTTCTGATCTCCCCTTCGGAAACCCCGGGCATTGACAGAGTCAATCTTTCAAGCACCATTTGAGACACAATTTGCCGGGTCGCATCGAAAGACATAAACAAGTACGTGGAGTCTTTCTCGTATCCTTCTTCAACTCCGATGTCGTAGACCGCTTCTCTTGAAAGCCATGTTTGAAGCACGCTCGACACTATATCCGGAGGGAAGGTGTCGGGGTCAACTCCGAGCATGAATATCATGTAGGATCTGAATGGAGCATATCTTACTTTTTTTCCGTTTACTGTGGCTATCAAAGTCGATGTGTCGTCATCCATAATAAAGCGCGTCTCGGACTGAATCTGTCCTGCGCTTCCGTTTTGCGTTCCGTTCTGTGTTCTGTCCTTGGAACAGGAAAACAGAACGACGGCAAAAAGCGAAAAGAAAATGATTTTTTTCAATTCACACCTCATTAATTGCCTATTATGGTCTGAAGTATTGCTTCGTAATTTGAAACCGTGTCGATTTTGAATTTATTTCTCAGGTCTTCGATTACGAGAAGCTTTATTGAATCTGTCTTGGATATCCTCATGTTGCCGTCAATTCTAGCCTTGACATCTTCAAAAGGAAGAAGCGTTTCGGGTATTACTTCCTCCAGCATAATTATAGCGAAAAGCCCGCTGTCGGCTGAAAACGGTTCTGAAATACTTCCAATTTCTGTCATCGAGAAAATCACCGAATCAAAAGCAGGGTATCTTCCCTGAGGGAACAAACCAAGTTTTCCGCCGCTTCTCGAAGAGAAGTGGATCGAATGCAGCTTAGCCAATGTGTCGAATCTCACCGTGTCTCCTCTGCGAAGCTGAGGAACTACCGCGTTGTTCAGCGAATCGAGCGTAGTCGTCTCAATCAGTCTCGCTCTTCTTCTTTCCGGAAGGGTGAATTCATCGGGATGGCCGTTGTAATATTCAACAAGGTCCTGATCGCCAATGACGACATTTTTCTTGATTGAGTCTTCAACAAATTGCCAGGAATAGGTTCTGTCGACCTGTGCGAAAACGTTTCTTTCGATCACGGGAAGCTTGTCTATGCGGATTTCCGCGGCCGCGGCGAGCAAAATGTCAGTCAATACTATGTTTTCGCAGTTTTTCCTGAACATAGCCGTATCTTCCGCGAAATAAGGGAGTATCCATTTTCTTTCATCGATTTTTGTTTTAAGATCGCCCAGCGTGACCTGAACATTCCCGTAAGAAATGAAAAGGTAAGCTTTTTCTTCTTCCGAAAATTCAACCGGCGGAGGTCCGAAGGGATTTGAAGAACTTCCCTGCTCCATTTTTTGGTATAGCAGTGTCAGAGCGGGATCGTGTACCTGAATGTTGAACGCTGTTTTCAAACTGTCTATATAATCGTCGGCCAGCTGTCTCTGAAGTTCCTGCTGTTTCATCGCTTTGAGCTGCTCATAGGATTCTTCGAGAGGTCTTCTTCTTATATTTTCGCGAGCCGATATCCTGTATATCAAATGCCAACCGAAATCGGTTTTGACAGGCTGAGAAAGTTGTCCGTCGGACATCGAAAAAGCCGCATCCTCGAAAGGTTTGACCATTCTTCCCTTGGAAAAGTAATCAAGGTCTCCTCCTATAGGTTTTGTACCTTGGTCCTGGGAA
This sequence is a window from candidate division WOR-3 bacterium. Protein-coding genes within it:
- a CDS encoding peptidylprolyl isomerase, whose product is MKKCLAILIIPAILILTSCSGKPKVIDRDTLLITIGDKDMKREIGIVEVRANFFAYEGESPDTAMMRLTQVMDNLIETHMLGLGAQAAGMLDDSTAVYTIEMARENSILGELYWQVVINKAVIDSLEIVKLWEDMAQEIWCKHILLNDSALADSIYEVLEANWETAERDSLFTEMVTLYSQDQGTKPIGGDLDYFSKGRMVKPFEDAAFSMSDGQLSQPVKTDFGWHLIYRISARENIRRRPLEESYEQLKAMKQQELQRQLADDYIDSLKTAFNIQVHDPALTLLYQKMEQGSSSNPFGPPPVEFSEEEKAYLFISYGNVQVTLGDLKTKIDERKWILPYFAEDTAMFRKNCENIVLTDILLAAAAEIRIDKLPVIERNVFAQVDRTYSWQFVEDSIKKNVVIGDQDLVEYYNGHPDEFTLPERRRARLIETTTLDSLNNAVVPQLRRGDTVRFDTLAKLHSIHFSSRSGGKLGLFPQGRYPAFDSVIFSMTEIGSISEPFSADSGLFAIIMLEEVIPETLLPFEDVKARIDGNMRISKTDSIKLLVIEDLRNKFKIDTVSNYEAILQTIIGN
- a CDS encoding peptidyl-prolyl cis-trans isomerase is translated as MKKIIFFSLFAVVLFSCSKDRTQNGTQNGSAGQIQSETRFIMDDDTSTLIATVNGKKVRYAPFRSYMIFMLGVDPDTFPPDIVSSVLQTWLSREAVYDIGVEEGYEKDSTYLFMSFDATRQIVSQMVLERLTLSMPGVSEGEIRSAYERWKEETKYEKIVVLYQFFSEPMATIARDDILAGLADTMLPNLVGLDTVEGIRRLYSNMELIEEAVAKLKTGEVSEPFSVGDGYFIAKVINEKYIESPMAPYEQIRPYIMLYLTELNKYQYLNNFVDTLMAGSVTVYEDSIKFRAGN